The Sandaracinaceae bacterium genome window below encodes:
- a CDS encoding serine/threonine protein kinase has translation MADRFFWCPVCEEPHDAEGDLPASCPLGDAQSSRSDSHDTISDAMAPTRREVLQTGTLIDDRYVVEGRVGEGGMGMVYQVRDLRVGRVIALKTVNGAFDRESRAAKRFLREAQVMAALNHPGVVRVFDFGVIDAQAAYLAMELLTGQTLGARLDQAGRLSTDESCSLACQVLATLSVIHHSGFVHRDIKPANVFLADMGAGRLVKLLDFGLSRETRQSAVRLTNPGTVLGTPHYMSPALIREPSRLPARTSSRWRCCSSRCSRGTCPSRSATSP, from the coding sequence ATGGCTGACCGCTTCTTCTGGTGTCCGGTCTGTGAAGAGCCCCACGACGCAGAGGGCGATCTGCCAGCCTCTTGTCCACTCGGGGACGCGCAGTCCAGCCGCTCCGACTCGCACGACACCATCTCGGACGCGATGGCGCCCACGCGCAGAGAGGTGCTGCAGACCGGCACGCTCATCGACGACCGCTACGTGGTGGAGGGGCGCGTGGGCGAGGGCGGCATGGGCATGGTCTACCAGGTGCGCGACCTGCGCGTGGGCCGTGTCATCGCGCTCAAGACCGTGAACGGCGCGTTCGACCGCGAGTCCCGCGCGGCCAAGCGCTTCTTGCGCGAGGCGCAGGTCATGGCGGCGCTGAACCACCCGGGCGTGGTGCGCGTGTTCGACTTCGGCGTCATCGACGCTCAGGCGGCCTACCTCGCCATGGAGCTGCTCACCGGGCAGACGCTCGGCGCGCGCCTCGACCAGGCTGGCCGGCTGAGCACGGACGAGAGCTGCAGCCTTGCCTGCCAGGTGCTGGCCACGCTGAGCGTCATCCACCACTCGGGCTTCGTGCACCGTGACATCAAGCCCGCCAACGTGTTCCTGGCAGACATGGGCGCGGGCCGCTTGGTGAAGCTGCTGGACTTCGGCCTCAGCCGGGAGACGCGGCAGAGCGCGGTGCGCCTCACCAACCCCGGCACGGTGCTGGGCACGCCGCACTACATGTCGCCGGCGCTCATCCGGGAGCCGAGCCGTCTTCCCGCTCGGACGTCTTCTCGGTGGCGCTGCTGCTCTTCGAGATGCTCACGGGGGACCTGCCCATCGCGTTCGGCGACGAGCCCCTGA
- a CDS encoding YihY/virulence factor BrkB family protein, whose product MKEIFREVWWSYRMHDGRLLAGAVAFYVIMAATPFGVIALYVASLVLGQEEARQVLMERLEVAMGPEVAEYVNVSLTNALAPQHGAFATAVSVSFIFYVTTRLFSMLRASLNHLWGVRPLIPPGFTGRGRAVLRRRLLAFAMVFVTAAVFTAFGVLRAVMTVASRWMELPLVLRVGEYLGSIGLLTLVMMLVFRWLPDALVAWRDAFVGGLVTACLASLGGLAIGTYLASAGVSSSYGAAGALVVLTMWIYYTCQIFFVGAEFTGAWAKHRGQGIKPLPYAARVVATERHTIAEDMVE is encoded by the coding sequence ATGAAGGAGATCTTCCGCGAGGTCTGGTGGTCCTACCGCATGCACGACGGGCGACTGCTGGCGGGCGCCGTGGCCTTCTACGTGATCATGGCGGCCACCCCCTTCGGCGTCATCGCGCTCTACGTGGCCAGCTTGGTGCTGGGCCAGGAGGAGGCGCGTCAGGTGCTGATGGAGCGCCTCGAGGTGGCCATGGGGCCCGAGGTGGCCGAGTACGTGAACGTGTCGCTGACCAACGCGCTCGCCCCGCAGCACGGCGCCTTCGCCACGGCCGTGAGTGTGAGCTTCATCTTCTACGTGACCACCCGCCTGTTCAGCATGCTGCGCGCCTCGCTGAACCACCTCTGGGGTGTTCGCCCGCTGATCCCGCCGGGCTTCACGGGGCGCGGCCGCGCGGTCTTGCGCAGGCGGCTGCTGGCGTTCGCCATGGTGTTCGTGACGGCGGCGGTGTTCACCGCGTTCGGCGTGCTGCGCGCGGTCATGACGGTGGCGTCCCGCTGGATGGAGCTGCCGCTCGTGTTGCGCGTGGGCGAGTACCTGGGCTCCATCGGGCTGCTCACGCTGGTGATGATGCTGGTCTTCCGCTGGCTCCCGGACGCGCTCGTAGCCTGGCGCGATGCGTTCGTGGGAGGCCTCGTGACCGCTTGCTTGGCGAGTCTCGGTGGGCTCGCCATCGGCACCTACCTAGCCAGCGCGGGCGTCTCGTCGTCCTACGGCGCGGCGGGTGCGCTCGTGGTCCTGACCATGTGGATCTACTACACGTGCCAGATCTTCTTCGTGGGCGCGGAGTTCACGGGGGCGTGGGCCAAGCATCGCGGACAGGGCATCAAGCCGCTCCCGTATGCGGCGCGCGTGGTGGCCACCGAGCGGCACACCATCGCCGAAGACATGGTGGAGTAG
- a CDS encoding DUF924 domain-containing protein: MTPFPILDEWFGQLDANGLPSNAKMARWWTKSPEFDEYLRVHFGPFVKQAQAGALREWDESAQGTLARIILLDQFARNIFRNSMSMYAGDDFAVEATLALLEHGLLELPAVYQYFALMPLMHAEDVALQERSVLEFEALVTRTPEPTRKAVAPAVQFAKDHRDVVLRFSRFPHRNAILGRTSTPDESAYLLENPGW; this comes from the coding sequence ATGACGCCCTTCCCGATCCTCGACGAGTGGTTTGGCCAGCTGGACGCCAACGGACTCCCGAGCAACGCCAAGATGGCCCGCTGGTGGACCAAGTCGCCCGAGTTCGACGAGTACCTGCGGGTGCACTTCGGGCCGTTCGTGAAGCAGGCCCAGGCCGGCGCGCTGCGCGAGTGGGACGAGAGCGCTCAGGGGACGCTGGCGCGCATCATCCTCTTGGACCAGTTCGCCCGAAACATCTTCCGCAACAGCATGAGCATGTACGCGGGTGACGACTTCGCCGTAGAGGCCACCCTCGCGCTGCTGGAACACGGCCTGCTGGAGCTGCCCGCCGTGTACCAGTACTTCGCGCTCATGCCGCTCATGCACGCCGAAGACGTGGCGCTCCAGGAGCGCTCCGTGTTGGAGTTCGAGGCGCTGGTCACGCGCACCCCGGAGCCCACCCGCAAGGCCGTTGCCCCCGCGGTGCAGTTCGCCAAGGACCACCGCGACGTGGTGCTGCGCTTCTCGCGCTTCCCGCACCGCAACGCCATCCTGGGGCGCACCAGCACCCCAGACGAGTCGGCCTACCTGCTCGAGAACCCGGGCTGGTAG
- a CDS encoding caspase family protein encodes MRFPPLPLLTFFLFCLAACGGPAATSVHPTGPGDPTQVDELAQATPLTPGVHRGALASGHPALAQGQRFALYRLELSPARRVQIRMRSAQVDPLLELTGPGGFRAANDDAFPGTLDAILELVPEVAGTYLLRVSTAVAGQLGAFELDVREEEPVGRGDALALGVAQDGSLGAPNVPGMPGRWLHFHADAGTIFHVRVTSTAFDTVATVIAPDGQRWTNDDANDLGPDGTERGLDSTVTFAAPRDGVYQLVVTAFGGQGMGPFRVRSRLRPPPRLGADGSRPDGLAGPEGGGRVLGLFAGITEYGARGNLYGCADDARLLAEAFMGSHLQQKSDHVLLTDAQVTRDAFLGGARTLVAQARPEDVVVIFYSGHGGQVARTPTSLGELDAFDETLILSDGAVRDDELSEALAGLRAGTLIVALDSCNSGGFARDLIDRPGRMGLFSSDEDVLSDTAEPRQAGGYLSWYLRRGVLGEADARPSDGVLMAGELSDYLYDGFVRDHTLMNPEGSSDPAQRLIVERGSLAWGHVLWAYPRSATGQRIRLPDLALTSLPPR; translated from the coding sequence GTGCGCTTCCCGCCCCTCCCACTCCTCACGTTCTTCCTGTTCTGCCTGGCCGCCTGTGGAGGGCCGGCGGCCACCAGCGTACATCCCACAGGGCCCGGTGACCCCACGCAGGTGGACGAACTCGCGCAGGCCACCCCGCTCACGCCCGGCGTGCATCGCGGCGCGCTCGCCAGTGGCCACCCCGCGCTGGCCCAGGGTCAGCGCTTCGCGCTCTACCGCTTGGAGCTCAGCCCTGCGCGGCGGGTGCAGATTCGCATGCGCTCGGCGCAGGTGGACCCGCTGCTCGAGCTCACCGGCCCGGGCGGCTTCCGCGCCGCCAACGACGACGCGTTCCCCGGGACGCTCGACGCCATCCTCGAGCTGGTGCCCGAGGTGGCCGGCACGTACCTGCTGCGCGTTTCCACCGCGGTGGCAGGGCAGCTGGGGGCCTTCGAGCTCGACGTCCGCGAGGAAGAGCCTGTCGGGCGAGGGGATGCCCTCGCGCTCGGCGTGGCGCAGGACGGCAGCCTCGGGGCGCCCAACGTGCCCGGGATGCCGGGCCGCTGGCTCCACTTCCACGCGGACGCGGGCACCATATTCCACGTGCGCGTGACGTCCACGGCGTTCGACACCGTGGCCACGGTCATCGCCCCCGACGGCCAGCGCTGGACGAACGACGACGCGAACGACCTCGGTCCCGACGGCACCGAGCGTGGGCTCGACAGCACGGTCACGTTCGCCGCGCCGCGCGATGGCGTCTACCAGCTGGTGGTCACGGCCTTCGGCGGGCAGGGCATGGGGCCGTTTCGCGTGCGCAGCCGCCTGCGGCCTCCGCCGCGTCTGGGCGCCGATGGCAGCCGCCCCGATGGCCTCGCGGGGCCCGAGGGGGGCGGCCGGGTGCTGGGCTTGTTCGCGGGCATCACCGAGTACGGGGCGCGCGGAAACCTGTACGGCTGCGCCGACGACGCGCGCCTCTTGGCAGAGGCCTTCATGGGCAGCCACCTGCAACAGAAGTCCGACCACGTGCTGCTGACCGACGCGCAGGTCACGCGCGACGCCTTCCTCGGTGGCGCGCGCACGCTGGTGGCGCAGGCTCGCCCCGAGGACGTGGTGGTCATCTTCTACTCGGGCCACGGCGGGCAGGTGGCGCGCACCCCCACGTCACTCGGCGAGCTGGATGCCTTCGACGAGACGCTGATCCTGAGCGACGGAGCCGTGCGCGACGACGAGCTGTCCGAGGCGCTCGCGGGTCTTCGGGCGGGCACGCTCATCGTGGCCCTCGACAGCTGCAACAGCGGCGGCTTCGCGCGGGACCTGATCGACCGCCCCGGCCGCATGGGGCTCTTCTCGTCGGACGAGGACGTGCTCAGCGACACCGCCGAGCCCCGCCAGGCCGGCGGCTACCTGAGCTGGTACCTGCGGCGTGGCGTGCTGGGCGAGGCCGACGCCCGCCCGAGCGACGGCGTGCTCATGGCCGGCGAGCTGAGCGACTACCTGTACGACGGCTTCGTGCGGGACCACACGCTGATGAACCCCGAGGGCAGCTCGGACCCCGCGCAGCGCCTGATCGTAGAGCGCGGCAGCCTGGCCTGGGGCCACGTGCTGTGGGCCTATCCCCGCAGCGCGACAGGCCAGCGCATCCGCCTGCCGGACCTGGCGCTCACCAGCCTGCCGCCGCGCTGA
- a CDS encoding aldehyde dehydrogenase family protein: MAIVEALAPGSDGRRRLGLRSPLGETPIGEITVATAEDVADAIRRARIAQKAWGARTVEERAAIVNRAIDAFLAHQEDIIATLRAETGKTRAECVFMEILPACDFVNYWSMKAPKDLADHKRKLHGYLRPLKRLEIVYRPLGVVGVITPWNGPFSLATNPTAQALLAGNAVLLKPSEVTPESSAWAIKCFHEAGVPKDVVQVLYGDGETGAALVRGGVDKISFTGSVRTGTKIGIACAEQLMPCTLELGGKDAMIVCADANVERAARGAVFNSMLNTGQVCMGVERVYVVEEIADEFERMVREQVKALRYGPGEDVDVGAVFWDKQLDIIRHHVEDARKRGATIDIGGEVDRTHGVFYKPTMLTNVTHDMEIMREETFGPIVAIQRVGSEAEAIRLANDSEYGLSASVWTKDVEKGIRIAKQIEAGSVCINDATLAYGVPEAPFGGLKKSGLGSVNGTGALRSYSHELPIVIDRWGLDKEDHWYPFTDKTLRNLEYTLKYVFGTKLRRFFS; the protein is encoded by the coding sequence ATGGCCATCGTTGAAGCGCTTGCCCCCGGATCGGATGGACGCCGCCGTCTCGGACTGCGCAGCCCCCTCGGGGAGACCCCCATCGGCGAGATCACGGTCGCGACCGCCGAAGACGTGGCCGACGCCATTCGTCGCGCGCGCATCGCTCAAAAGGCCTGGGGCGCCCGCACGGTGGAAGAGCGCGCCGCCATCGTGAACCGCGCCATCGACGCGTTCCTCGCGCACCAGGAAGACATCATCGCCACGCTGCGCGCCGAGACCGGCAAGACGCGCGCCGAGTGCGTGTTCATGGAGATCCTCCCCGCCTGCGACTTCGTGAACTACTGGAGCATGAAGGCGCCGAAGGATCTGGCGGACCACAAGCGCAAGCTCCACGGCTACCTGCGCCCGCTCAAGCGCCTCGAGATCGTGTACCGCCCGCTCGGCGTGGTGGGCGTGATCACCCCCTGGAACGGCCCGTTCAGCCTGGCCACCAACCCCACGGCGCAGGCACTCCTGGCCGGCAACGCCGTGCTGCTGAAGCCCTCCGAGGTCACGCCCGAGTCGAGCGCGTGGGCCATCAAGTGCTTCCACGAAGCAGGCGTCCCGAAGGACGTGGTGCAGGTGCTCTACGGCGACGGTGAGACGGGCGCGGCGCTCGTGCGCGGCGGCGTGGACAAGATCTCGTTCACCGGCAGCGTGCGCACCGGCACCAAGATCGGCATCGCCTGCGCCGAGCAGCTCATGCCGTGCACGCTGGAGCTGGGCGGCAAGGACGCCATGATCGTGTGCGCGGACGCCAACGTGGAGCGCGCGGCGCGCGGCGCGGTGTTCAACTCCATGCTCAACACCGGACAGGTGTGCATGGGCGTCGAGCGCGTCTACGTGGTGGAGGAGATCGCCGACGAGTTCGAGCGCATGGTGCGCGAGCAGGTCAAGGCGCTGCGCTACGGCCCCGGCGAAGACGTGGACGTGGGCGCGGTGTTCTGGGACAAGCAGCTGGACATCATCCGCCACCACGTGGAGGACGCCCGCAAGCGCGGCGCCACCATCGACATCGGCGGCGAGGTCGATCGCACGCACGGCGTGTTCTACAAGCCCACCATGCTCACCAACGTCACGCACGACATGGAGATCATGCGCGAGGAGACCTTCGGCCCCATCGTCGCCATCCAGCGCGTGGGCAGCGAGGCCGAGGCCATCCGCCTGGCCAACGACAGCGAGTACGGCCTGAGCGCCAGCGTGTGGACCAAGGACGTGGAGAAGGGCATCCGCATCGCGAAGCAGATCGAGGCGGGCTCCGTGTGCATCAACGACGCCACGCTGGCCTACGGCGTGCCCGAGGCGCCCTTCGGCGGCCTCAAGAAGAGCGGCCTCGGCTCCGTGAACGGCACGGGCGCGCTGCGCAGCTACAGCCACGAGCTGCCCATCGTCATCGACCGCTGGGGCCTCGACAAAGAGGACCACTGGTACCCCTTCACGGACAAGACCCTGCGCAACCTCGAGTACACGCTGAAGTACGTGTTCGGCACCAAGCTGCGCCGCTTCTTCAGCTGA
- a CDS encoding response regulator has translation METNNDTMTTGVHARTPRLLLVDDEPMLQFTLRLMLEEFFEVVVADSGDQARLAIEAAPRFDVVLSDLQMPGGSGQDLYIWAVQAHPELAGRFVFMTGGACSDSARAFLARRDVISVEKPFEFDALMAVVARATRGGSGLAASA, from the coding sequence ATGGAAACCAACAACGACACGATGACGACCGGCGTTCACGCGCGGACACCGAGGCTGCTGCTCGTGGACGACGAGCCGATGCTGCAGTTCACGCTGCGGCTCATGCTGGAAGAGTTCTTCGAGGTGGTGGTGGCCGACTCGGGGGACCAAGCGCGACTGGCCATCGAAGCCGCGCCACGCTTCGACGTGGTGCTGTCGGACCTGCAGATGCCGGGGGGCTCTGGTCAGGACCTGTACATCTGGGCCGTCCAGGCCCACCCGGAGCTGGCGGGGCGCTTCGTCTTCATGACGGGCGGCGCGTGCTCCGACTCCGCGCGGGCGTTCCTCGCGCGGCGCGACGTCATCAGCGTGGAGAAGCCTTTCGAATTCGACGCCCTGATGGCGGTCGTCGCGCGGGCCACGCGCGGCGGCAGTGGGCTGGCCGCGTCCGCGTAG
- a CDS encoding GHKL domain-containing protein, with the protein MRSPRSMREPRWLCSMLLAGALLAVLGCEPAASAPDPWPLAEDAFARNDPRAFELWAELPTDHPASGSVRQRLATADTHYQEGIRRLAAEDDEGAYREIRRGLDHGPMDPGYYPIIARLYVARGNDAEAARLFERYLLARPSASDANDVRDELRSLSPGASILTDTPPEPAPLPVQPVATSVPLAAWVALGVVSGLLLALSGAWLLGWFRRRGVSLARLVREQPELHPAIAYLVGSLRHELLKHRVGAAREVLNLLGAGESSPAQHAFLEARLLGTVGSLPLDQAFDAYLRAFERALGGRFDVRSDRAFRRAREAIQAIVKLTPKLAARHAPRHVRRLRAAHAALDAFDASLKELVDGLIRTDVDLALLEQVVSEVRQEYAPSAVELDSLTVDAGEAAAIEVFRVDLVLVLKNILRNAVLAVGRAPAPRSVRLSVRVAMEMTGEETVHIAISDTSDAPLTLEMIRDREFGRGLGLVSAAVDRYGGAISIEPGPMGFVKSVVVSFPCAYNA; encoded by the coding sequence ATGCGCTCACCTCGCAGCATGCGCGAGCCGCGGTGGCTGTGCTCCATGCTTCTCGCTGGTGCGCTGCTGGCCGTGCTCGGCTGCGAGCCTGCGGCGTCTGCTCCGGACCCGTGGCCGCTCGCGGAAGACGCGTTCGCGCGCAACGACCCGCGCGCCTTCGAGCTGTGGGCCGAGCTGCCCACGGACCACCCTGCGAGCGGGAGTGTGCGCCAGCGCCTGGCCACGGCCGACACACACTATCAGGAGGGCATCCGACGCCTCGCGGCCGAGGACGACGAGGGCGCATACCGCGAGATCCGTCGCGGCCTCGACCACGGGCCCATGGACCCCGGGTACTACCCGATCATCGCGCGGCTCTACGTGGCGCGCGGCAACGACGCGGAGGCGGCGCGGCTGTTCGAGCGCTACCTTCTGGCGCGCCCTTCCGCCAGCGACGCGAATGATGTGCGGGACGAGCTGCGCTCGCTGTCGCCCGGGGCCAGCATCCTGACGGACACACCGCCCGAGCCTGCGCCCCTGCCGGTGCAGCCCGTGGCCACGAGCGTGCCGCTGGCCGCCTGGGTGGCGCTCGGTGTTGTGTCGGGCTTGCTGCTCGCGCTGAGCGGAGCGTGGCTGCTGGGCTGGTTCCGGCGGCGCGGGGTGTCACTAGCGCGCCTGGTGCGCGAGCAGCCTGAGCTGCACCCGGCCATCGCCTACCTGGTGGGATCGCTGCGGCACGAGCTGCTGAAGCACCGCGTGGGGGCCGCGCGCGAGGTGCTCAACCTGTTGGGCGCGGGCGAGAGCTCGCCGGCGCAGCACGCGTTCCTCGAGGCGCGTCTGTTGGGCACGGTGGGCAGCCTGCCGCTCGACCAGGCCTTCGACGCCTACCTGCGGGCCTTCGAGCGGGCGCTCGGGGGGCGCTTCGACGTGCGCAGCGACCGCGCGTTCCGGCGCGCGCGGGAGGCCATCCAGGCCATCGTGAAGCTCACGCCCAAGCTGGCGGCGCGGCACGCGCCTCGGCACGTGCGCCGGCTGCGTGCGGCTCACGCCGCCCTCGACGCCTTCGATGCGTCGCTGAAAGAGCTGGTGGACGGGCTCATTCGCACGGACGTGGACCTCGCGCTGCTCGAGCAGGTGGTGAGCGAGGTGCGCCAAGAGTACGCCCCGAGCGCGGTCGAGCTGGACTCGCTCACGGTGGACGCGGGTGAGGCCGCGGCGATCGAGGTGTTCCGCGTGGACCTGGTGCTGGTGCTGAAGAACATCCTGCGGAACGCGGTGCTGGCGGTGGGCCGGGCGCCTGCCCCGCGCAGCGTGCGGCTGAGCGTGCGCGTGGCCATGGAGATGACGGGGGAGGAGACCGTGCACATCGCCATCAGCGACACCAGCGACGCGCCGCTCACGCTCGAGATGATCCGCGACCGCGAGTTCGGCCGTGGCCTCGGGCTGGTGAGCGCGGCGGTGGACCGCTACGGCGGCGCCATCTCCATCGAGCCCGGCCCTATGGGCTTCGTGAAGTCGGTGGTGGTGTCTTTTCCGTGTGCCTACAACGCGTAG
- a CDS encoding sigma-54-dependent Fis family transcriptional regulator, with amino-acid sequence MSTAPRRLPKVLLVDDGERYAELAHALLRDYEYATRCELPGPCWTCPRRPGCALTHAHDWGETEQALARHPDLDVVLLDMHFELPEERLVPAPQEDTAPSLARRRALQGLAILGRIRALRPALPVVLMTSTEELRLRGADAAADEYVTLAGADGFDARALGLLVERVVARQAAPTFGSAYEFGSSPSMARLRRDALTLARTSLPILITGEPGTGKSALAEQVIHASSGRRGPFVTVDVSALPESLVGAELFGSARGAFSGAVDRAGRFEAAQGGTLLLDEVGNLSLETQRMLLMVLQERRVTRLGEHQARPVDVKLLAATNADLREAVRSGRFRADLYARLNPAAGLTLPPLRERREDLPALITRTVTETFASGPDAGLLADYLRSAGLPAGLQARAGLPSGAGKGKRGATSASAALTFAFSESALAALQRHPFPGNVRELRLLVANACLLSLSDALTAAEAGRASAGEARTVPVPERLVDELLAGSWLPQRRVGAGADEQGAQDLLGGLEPRDQPRDVARDLEKRLYERLYAETDGDFEAMAQRLLRGDPRENARRVQLRFNQLGLRVRS; translated from the coding sequence GTGAGCACGGCGCCACGACGGCTGCCCAAGGTGCTGCTGGTGGACGACGGCGAGCGCTACGCGGAGCTGGCCCACGCGCTCTTGCGTGACTACGAGTACGCCACCCGCTGCGAGCTGCCGGGGCCCTGCTGGACGTGCCCGCGGCGCCCGGGCTGTGCGCTCACGCACGCGCACGACTGGGGCGAGACCGAGCAGGCGCTGGCGCGGCACCCGGACCTGGACGTGGTGCTGTTGGACATGCACTTCGAGCTGCCCGAGGAGCGCTTGGTGCCGGCGCCACAGGAGGACACGGCGCCGAGCCTCGCCCGCCGGCGTGCGCTGCAGGGGCTGGCCATCTTGGGGCGCATCCGCGCGCTGCGGCCCGCGCTGCCGGTGGTGCTCATGACGTCCACCGAGGAGCTGCGTCTGCGCGGCGCCGACGCGGCCGCCGACGAGTACGTCACCCTGGCCGGCGCCGATGGCTTCGACGCGCGCGCACTGGGCCTGTTGGTGGAGCGCGTGGTGGCGCGGCAGGCGGCGCCCACCTTCGGCTCGGCCTACGAGTTCGGCAGCTCGCCCAGCATGGCGCGCTTGCGGCGCGACGCGCTCACGCTGGCGCGCACGTCGCTGCCCATCTTGATCACGGGGGAGCCCGGCACGGGCAAGAGCGCGCTGGCCGAGCAGGTGATCCACGCGAGCAGCGGGCGCCGAGGGCCCTTCGTGACGGTGGACGTGAGCGCGCTGCCCGAGAGCCTGGTGGGCGCCGAGCTGTTCGGCAGCGCCCGCGGCGCGTTCAGCGGGGCGGTGGACCGCGCGGGGCGCTTCGAGGCCGCGCAGGGGGGCACGCTGCTGCTGGACGAGGTGGGCAACCTCTCGCTCGAGACACAGCGCATGCTGCTGATGGTGCTGCAGGAGCGGCGCGTGACGCGGCTGGGCGAGCACCAGGCCCGCCCGGTGGACGTGAAGCTGCTGGCGGCCACCAACGCCGACCTGCGCGAGGCGGTGCGCAGCGGGCGCTTCCGGGCCGACCTGTATGCGCGCCTGAACCCGGCGGCGGGCCTGACGCTGCCGCCGCTGCGCGAGCGCCGCGAGGACCTGCCGGCGCTCATCACGCGCACCGTCACCGAGACGTTCGCGAGCGGGCCCGACGCGGGGCTGCTGGCGGACTACCTGCGCAGCGCCGGGCTGCCGGCTGGGCTGCAGGCGCGCGCGGGGCTGCCGAGCGGCGCGGGGAAGGGCAAGCGCGGGGCCACGTCCGCTTCGGCGGCGCTCACCTTCGCGTTCAGCGAGAGCGCGCTCGCGGCGCTTCAGCGCCACCCGTTCCCGGGCAACGTGCGCGAGCTGCGGCTGCTGGTGGCCAACGCCTGTTTGCTGTCGCTGTCGGATGCACTGACGGCCGCCGAGGCGGGCCGTGCGTCTGCTGGGGAGGCGCGCACCGTGCCCGTGCCCGAGCGCCTGGTGGACGAGCTGCTGGCGGGGAGCTGGCTGCCGCAGCGGCGCGTGGGGGCGGGCGCGGACGAGCAGGGCGCCCAGGACCTGCTGGGTGGTCTCGAGCCTCGCGACCAGCCCCGCGACGTGGCGCGTGACCTCGAGAAGCGCCTGTACGAGCGCCTCTACGCCGAGACGGATGGGGACTTCGAGGCGATGGCGCAGCGCCTGCTGCGGGGTGACCCGCGCGAGAACGCACGCCGCGTGCAGTTGCGCTTCAACCAGCTGGGGCTGCGGGTGCGCTCGTGA
- a CDS encoding zinc-dependent peptidase, with product MSPEARAVLWRVTLAALAAAALFALGRSGDSWAVMVLGPLVVTGVLAFAVRRPLEAYRAARQPLDPEVLVLLKRHVPHFNGLDAAGQEAFARRVTRLLATIEFETVKGARDTLEMRVLSLAGAALLYVGRDDLRIDEHRSVIFYPDAFSHEYAVQHDARIAGMVHRQGPVLFSERALRDGWNHDSDGYNVSVHEWAHVLDLEDGFADGIPGLAPGSLAEEQQMLNHELVRVRGGRSVLRDYAGTNRAELFAVATEVFFERPELLRRSHSTLYDVLSAWLRVDPIELLRKAGVAPTPVRQAGKRAQGKRKGGKKARVR from the coding sequence ATGAGCCCCGAAGCACGCGCGGTCCTGTGGCGAGTCACCCTCGCGGCGCTGGCCGCGGCCGCGCTCTTCGCGCTGGGCCGCTCAGGCGACTCGTGGGCCGTCATGGTGCTGGGGCCGCTCGTGGTCACGGGCGTGCTGGCGTTCGCGGTGCGCCGGCCGCTCGAGGCCTACCGGGCGGCCCGCCAGCCGCTCGACCCCGAGGTGCTCGTGCTGCTGAAGCGCCACGTGCCGCACTTCAACGGGCTCGACGCAGCCGGGCAAGAGGCCTTCGCGCGCCGCGTCACGCGCCTGCTGGCCACCATCGAGTTCGAGACCGTGAAGGGCGCGCGCGACACGCTCGAGATGCGCGTCCTGTCGCTGGCGGGGGCCGCCCTGCTCTACGTGGGGCGCGACGACCTGCGCATCGACGAGCACCGCTCGGTCATCTTCTACCCCGACGCGTTCTCCCACGAGTACGCCGTGCAGCACGACGCGCGCATCGCGGGCATGGTGCACCGCCAGGGGCCCGTGCTCTTCTCGGAGCGCGCCCTGCGCGACGGCTGGAACCACGACTCCGACGGCTACAACGTGTCGGTGCACGAGTGGGCCCACGTGCTGGACCTCGAGGACGGCTTCGCCGACGGCATCCCGGGCCTGGCCCCCGGCTCGCTCGCCGAAGAGCAACAGATGCTCAACCACGAGCTGGTGCGCGTGCGCGGCGGCCGCTCCGTGCTGCGCGACTACGCGGGCACCAACCGCGCCGAGCTCTTCGCCGTGGCCACCGAGGTGTTCTTCGAGCGCCCCGAGCTGCTGCGCCGCAGCCACTCGACGCTGTACGACGTGCTCTCTGCCTGGCTGCGCGTGGACCCCATCGAGCTGCTGCGCAAAGCGGGTGTCGCGCCCACGCCGGTGCGGCAGGCGGGCAAGAGGGCGCAGGGCAAGCGGAAGGGCGGGAAGAAGGCGCGCGTGCGCTGA